The Limnospira fusiformis SAG 85.79 genomic interval AGGAATGGAATTAGAAAATCAGATTTGGTCTGTACCTATGGCAACTAATAATACAGCCATTTTTTATCGTCCGAGTTTATTTGCAGCCGCCGGAATTGAGACCATACCTTCCACTTGGTCAGAGTTCCGAGAAACCGCCGCCAAATTGACAGCAGCAGGGGAGAAGTATGGGATAGTATTACCCCTAGGTAAAGGGGAATGGACGGTATTTACCTGGCTACCATTTATGTATAGTGCGGGTGGAGAATTAGTCAGAAATGGTGAAGCCAATTTAGTTAATCCTGGGGCGATCGCCGCCTTAGAATTTTGGTCAAATTTGATAGAAGATGGTTCAGCAATTCTCTCCGCACCGGAAAGAGGTTATGAACAGGATAACTTTATTTCTGGTAGGGTAGCGATGCAAATTACCGGACCTTGGACTTTAGGTTATCTCGACCAAATTGGTATTGATTATGGAGTGTTTCCTATTCCGGCGGAAAATCAACAGGCGGCGGTAGTTGGGGGTGAAAATTTGTTTGTGATGAAAACCACCCCAGACCGAGAAAAAGCCGCCTTAGAGTTTCTCGAATATGTAGTCGGATCGGAATTTCAAACGGAGTGGAGTTTAGGAACCGGATATTTGCCGATTAATTTAACAACTCGCCTTGACCCCCGTTATCAAGAATATGTGGCTAAACAACCAGCTTTGAATGTCTTTTTACAGCAGATGAATTGGGCGGTATCTCGTCCGAATATTGCGGGATATAGTCGCATTTCCGAAAATTTGGGTAGAGCGATCGAGGCTACACTATTAGGACAATCGCCCCAGTCCGCCCTCAAAGCCTCTCAAAACCGCCTGAGACTAGCGTTATAACCGACAGCCGAAATTTTCCCGTCCCGCCGTAAATTTGGATAAATTGCCTGATTAGAAAATGCTGTTAACACCCACAAAAACATGAGTTATTGTATTAACCCCAAGTGTTTACAACCCCAAAATTCTGACCAGGAAAAATACTGTCAGAGTTGTGGATTTTCCCTGTTGTTACACAACCGTTATCGCCCCCTACAGCCCATTGGACAAGGAGGATTTGGTCGGACTTTTTTGGCGAGAGATGAAAGCAGACCATCCCATCCTCATTGTGTAATTAAAGAGTTTGATTTTCCCGAAAAAAATGCCAGCTATAATCATGCTGTCAAGTTATTTAATCAAGAGGCGGTGCGCTTAGATTGTTTGGGGGAACATCCTCAAATTCCCCGGCTATTAGCTTATTTTGAAGAACATCAACTTTTGCTATTAGTTCAAGAGTATATTCCGGGGAAAACGTTATTACAAGAATTTGAACACGATGGATTATTTGATGAACCCAAAATTTGGCAGATATTACGAGATTTATTACCAGTGCTTAAATTTGTTCACGATCGCGATATTATTCACCGAGACATCAAGCCAGCTAACCTCATTCGTCGCAGTCTTAGACACCCTTTACCACCCTCTCCCATAGGTTTTAATAACCCAGATACCATAGGGGAAACTCGCACCAGTGCAGCGATAGGTAATTTATCCTCAAAGTCAATTCGCGATCGCCCTGTACCATTACCGCCGCCACCCCCTCGACCCTCGGGAAAATCGATAAATTCGGAATCTCAAATAATCGAAAATGGTCTGATAGTATTAATTGATTTTGGCGTGGCTAAGTTACTAACAGCCACCACCATTAGTCGCACAGGAACTATTATCGGTAGCCCCGAATTTATGGCACCAGAACAAACTCGCGGGCGAGTATTTCCAGCTAGTGATTTATATAGTTTAGGCGCAACTTGTTTATATTTACTTACCGGAGTTTCCCCCTGGGATTTATATGATACCGTCCTCGAAAAATGGGTTTGGCGCGATTTTTTATCTCCCGAACGTATGGTTAGCGATAAATTAGGAAAAGTCCTTGATAAATTAGTCAATAATCAAATCCTACAGCGCTATAATTCGGCGGCATGGAAGTGTTAGCGGCTATCTCCACATCACCCCCCAAGACCTCCCCTCCCACCCAGAAAGTTCTCAAACCTCAGTCCCCACCTAAAACCGCCCATAAAGCCTCAAAAACTAGGAAGCATAAAACCTCCCCCCCATCATCGGAACCCGCGAATTTAACTGACAATTTAAAGGATAATTTTCAGGCAATGTTAGGGCGAATCATACCCGCCTTAACTCAACCCCCAGATGATGAATATTTGGCTTCCGAGAGGGGTGGAGACTATGGACAGTTACAGAAATTATTAGCGACCCATAGATGGCGAAAAGCTGACCGAGAAACCTGGATTATGTTATGTCGCGCGTTAGGTAAAGGCGGACGACCCTACTTACATTATAGCGATTTGAATAAGTTACCTTGTGAAGATTTGACCATCTTAGATAACTTATGGGTTAAGTATAGTAATCATCGCTTTGGGTTTAGTATTCAAGCCCAAATTTATCTACAGGAAGAGTCAGACTATGGGAAATTTTGCGATCGCGTCGGTTGGCTAAAGTCTATCGGACACGACCCCTCACTCGGCTTTCGCTATAATTTGAATATTCCTACAGGACACCTTCCCACCCGCATTTGGGTAATGAATGGGGGTAAATGGTGGCTACACTTGGAAACCATCACCCAACGACTAAAAGACTGTGGTTTAATTTAATCGGCTGCGGTGGGGGTGTGGTTGGCTCCCGATTTTTGTTTGATCACCTGATGGGATATAGTTAAATCTAATCATCCTAATAATGACTATCTATTGATGGGTTATTCTATCCTCCCCCTCTATGTTTGTCTGTTCTCTGTCGCCAAGACACAAATTATTATATTATAATTGAATGTGATGCTCTCAGGACTCAACATCTAATGACAGAAACCCCTCAACCAACTACAACCCCCAACTTACAAGAACCCAAATTTGGGTTTAACTCCTATTCGGAACGCCTCAATGGTCGCGCGGCGATGATTGGGTTTGTGATTACTTTGGCGATCGAATATTTCACCAAACAGGGACTACTAGCTTGGCTAGGGTTAAGCTAAATTGCGATTTTCCGCCCTGAATCCGGCGATTTAACGACCACTAACCCCCCCAGCTAAGGGGGGGGGATGATTACCACCTTACCAGGTCTTTCAAGGCAGATTTATGGGGGGTATTTGGGCAGTAAATTAGCGGGCTTCAGCGGCTTGGGTATGCCTTTCTAGGGCTAATTCAATGAGTTGATTTACCAATTCTGGAAAGCTGATTCCTGTGGCTGACCACAGTTGCGGATACATACTTAAAGCGGTAAAACCGGGGAGGGTGTTGATTTCATTCAGCAAGACTTCTCCGGTTTTTTCGATATAGAAGAAATCTACCCGCGCTAGTCCAGCAGCATCGACGGCGAGGAAGGCTTCGATCGCCATATCTCGGACTTTAGAAGCGATCGCTGTATCAATAGGCGCTGGAATCATCAGATTAGCTTTGCCATCAGTATACTTAGTTTCGTAGTCGTAGAAATCGCTGTTATAGCTAATTTCTCCCACCACGGACGCTTTCGGATAATCATTGCCTAAAACAGCACATTCTAGTTCTCTGGCTTCGACTCCTGCTTCCACAATAATTCGCCGATCATAGGTAGCCGCAGCATCTAAAGCCGCTTCGAGTTCCTGACGCGATCGCACTTTGGAAATGCCAACAGAAGACCCTAAATTAGCAGGTTTCACAAAGCAGGGATAACCCAAAGCCGCATCAAGGTCATCGCATAATTTCGGGAAAATACAGGGGTTAGACCATACTTGACTACGCCGCACTGCTTGATAACGCACTTGCGGAATTCCCGCCTGAGAAAAAGCCATTTTCATGGCGATTTTATCCATACCAACCGCAGAACCGAGAACTCCCGAACCCACATAAGGCACTTGCATTAAGGTTAACATACCCTGAACTGTGCCATCTTCCCCATTAGGACCGTGAAGAATGGGAAACCAAAGGTCTATATCCTTTACAGTGGCGGGGTCAGGAATGCGATCGCTTGGTATCACTTCCCCTGTCACTGTTAGGGGTTGACCCGACTCTAAAACCGCTTCCGCCTCGGTCCCTCTATGCCACACC includes:
- a CDS encoding D-alanine--D-alanine ligase family protein, coding for MTKLRVALLFGGCSGEHEVSITSAKAIANALSIDPNPSKYEVVPIYIEKNGVWHRGTEAEAVLESGQPLTVTGEVIPSDRIPDPATVKDIDLWFPILHGPNGEDGTVQGMLTLMQVPYVGSGVLGSAVGMDKIAMKMAFSQAGIPQVRYQAVRRSQVWSNPCIFPKLCDDLDAALGYPCFVKPANLGSSVGISKVRSRQELEAALDAAATYDRRIIVEAGVEARELECAVLGNDYPKASVVGEISYNSDFYDYETKYTDGKANLMIPAPIDTAIASKVRDMAIEAFLAVDAAGLARVDFFYIEKTGEVLLNEINTLPGFTALSMYPQLWSATGISFPELVNQLIELALERHTQAAEAR
- a CDS encoding ABC transporter substrate-binding protein, translated to MAKSPDNHRSSSPLKWWSKIVLILGLCILVGGCQFQPPTTEGVINLTLWHGINPPPNRDVFQKLVDRFNQDHPHIQVEALYIGQPDQQMPKILTAVVGNAPPDILWYTPIITGQLVELDAIKPIQDWLNNSPVKAEIDPALWTGMELENQIWSVPMATNNTAIFYRPSLFAAAGIETIPSTWSEFRETAAKLTAAGEKYGIVLPLGKGEWTVFTWLPFMYSAGGELVRNGEANLVNPGAIAALEFWSNLIEDGSAILSAPERGYEQDNFISGRVAMQITGPWTLGYLDQIGIDYGVFPIPAENQQAAVVGGENLFVMKTTPDREKAALEFLEYVVGSEFQTEWSLGTGYLPINLTTRLDPRYQEYVAKQPALNVFLQQMNWAVSRPNIAGYSRISENLGRAIEATLLGQSPQSALKASQNRLRLAL